In Flavobacterium gelatinilyticum, a genomic segment contains:
- a CDS encoding NAD(P)H-dependent oxidoreductase — MSLLEDLNWRHAVKAYDSTKKVSEQDINKILEAARLAPTSSGLQPFRVILVENQELKEKMVKGALNPEVMRDCSHVLVFAAWDSYSNEKIDKVYDHHTDVRELPRGRFSSYTDQIKQIYGAQTPEQHFAHTARQSYIALGLAMAQAAELKVDSTPAEGFSNEVVDEILGLRELGLKSVTLLYLGYRDTENDWLSHMKKVRIPMEEFIIRK, encoded by the coding sequence ATGTCATTACTAGAAGATTTAAACTGGAGACATGCCGTAAAGGCATATGACTCAACAAAAAAAGTGTCAGAACAAGATATAAATAAAATTTTAGAAGCGGCAAGATTAGCCCCGACTTCATCCGGCTTACAGCCTTTTCGAGTGATTCTGGTAGAAAATCAGGAACTGAAAGAGAAGATGGTAAAAGGAGCATTAAATCCGGAAGTCATGAGAGATTGTTCTCATGTATTGGTTTTTGCTGCTTGGGACAGCTATTCTAATGAGAAAATCGATAAAGTTTATGATCATCACACTGATGTTAGAGAATTACCAAGAGGTCGTTTCAGCAGTTATACTGATCAGATTAAGCAAATCTACGGAGCTCAGACTCCTGAACAGCATTTTGCACACACAGCAAGACAATCTTACATTGCATTAGGCCTGGCAATGGCTCAGGCAGCCGAACTAAAGGTTGATTCTACTCCGGCTGAAGGTTTCAGTAATGAAGTGGTAGATGAGATTTTAGGACTTAGAGAATTAGGCTTAAAAAGTGTTACGCTTTTATATCTGGGTTATAGAGACACCGAAAATGACTGGTTGTCTCATATGAAAAAAGTAAGGATTCCTATGGAGGAATTTATTATTAGAAAATAA
- a CDS encoding MarR family winged helix-turn-helix transcriptional regulator, whose translation MENHQPLQLGNQLCFPIYVMAKEIIGLYRPFLDELDITYSQYLVMMVLWEKDGLTVNQVGEKLYLDSGTLTPLLKRLEVKGFIIRRRKKEDERAVEVFLSDEGRNLQQKACEIPLKMQEKLNLTTEDLFELKETVQKILNKIQK comes from the coding sequence ATGGAAAATCACCAACCGCTCCAATTAGGAAATCAGCTTTGCTTTCCAATTTATGTTATGGCAAAGGAAATTATCGGTTTGTACCGGCCATTTCTTGATGAACTTGATATTACATACTCGCAGTATCTTGTAATGATGGTGCTTTGGGAGAAAGATGGATTGACTGTAAATCAGGTTGGCGAAAAACTGTATCTGGACAGCGGTACCTTGACACCGCTTTTGAAAAGACTCGAAGTTAAGGGTTTCATTATCAGAAGAAGAAAAAAAGAAGATGAAAGAGCAGTTGAAGTTTTTTTATCTGATGAGGGAAGAAATTTGCAGCAAAAAGCATGTGAAATTCCCTTAAAAATGCAGGAGAAACTAAATCTCACAACAGAAGATCTATTTGAACTCAAAGAAACAGTCCAGAAAATTTTAAATAAAATTCAAAAATAA
- a CDS encoding organic hydroperoxide resistance protein: MKILYTTGVTAKGGRNGQVKSDNGILNLEVRMPKALGGANDDFTNPEMLFAAGYSACFDSALNRVITLSKTQTGETSVDAKVSIGQNEDGGFGLAVELNVNIPGVSIEEAQQLAEKAHQICPYSNATRSNIEVKLSVTNN, encoded by the coding sequence ATGAAAATACTATATACAACCGGCGTTACTGCAAAAGGCGGTAGAAACGGACAAGTAAAAAGCGATAACGGAATTTTGAATCTTGAGGTAAGAATGCCTAAAGCTTTAGGCGGAGCCAATGATGATTTTACCAACCCGGAAATGCTTTTCGCGGCAGGATATTCGGCGTGCTTTGACAGTGCACTGAATCGTGTTATTACTTTGTCAAAAACTCAAACAGGTGAAACTTCAGTAGATGCAAAAGTAAGTATCGGACAGAACGAAGACGGCGGCTTTGGTCTGGCAGTAGAACTGAACGTAAATATTCCTGGAGTTTCTATTGAAGAAGCACAGCAATTAGCAGAAAAGGCTCATCAGATTTGTCCTTATTCAAATGCGACTCGATCTAATATTGAAGTTAAGCTTTCGGTGACCAATAACTAA
- a CDS encoding SDR family oxidoreductase, with protein sequence MQNIENKVAYITGASKGIGFGIAEALVKNGVKAAISGRDTEALKQAQQALGNQNVLVLQSDVRNFDDEFKAVEKIVSEFGKLDIVIANAGIGKFAPIDQMSLEDWNAMIDTNLTGAFHTLKAASGQLKENKGYYISIASLAGANFFANGAGYNASKFGLVGFTQAAMLDLRNYDVKCTTIMPGSVTSNFNGHTPNEDDKWKIQPSDIGQMVVDLLKMNPNVLPSKIEVRPTKTK encoded by the coding sequence ATGCAGAACATAGAAAATAAAGTAGCCTATATAACCGGAGCATCGAAAGGCATAGGTTTTGGGATTGCAGAAGCTTTAGTGAAAAATGGTGTAAAAGCTGCAATTTCGGGAAGGGATACAGAGGCACTTAAACAGGCACAGCAGGCATTAGGAAACCAGAACGTACTTGTGCTGCAGTCGGATGTAAGAAACTTTGATGACGAGTTTAAAGCCGTTGAAAAGATTGTATCAGAATTTGGAAAACTCGATATTGTCATTGCAAATGCAGGAATTGGTAAATTTGCCCCCATAGACCAAATGTCCCTCGAGGACTGGAACGCGATGATTGATACCAATCTTACAGGAGCTTTCCATACGCTTAAAGCAGCCAGTGGACAACTCAAAGAGAATAAAGGTTATTACATATCTATTGCATCGCTTGCCGGAGCCAATTTCTTTGCCAACGGCGCCGGATACAATGCTTCAAAATTCGGGTTGGTGGGTTTTACACAGGCTGCCATGCTGGATCTGCGCAATTATGATGTAAAATGTACTACCATTATGCCCGGCTCAGTTACTTCAAACTTTAACGGTCATACGCCAAATGAAGACGATAAATGGAAAATCCAGCCTTCGGATATCGGACAAATGGTTGTAGATCTCTTAAAGATGAATCCTAATGTGCTGCCAAGCAAAATAGAAGTCCGTCCGACAAAAACTAAATAA
- a CDS encoding DUF2141 domain-containing protein yields the protein MIKFFVSAVLLSTTLGLAQSSNLTISISSLKDNTGIVIAELYNTKESFLKKTYKTSSSAIKSNTALVTFAGLPSGEYTVLVYQDRNSNGKLDKYFIGMPKEPVACSNNAKGFMGPPKYEDAKFIVGSEDLKINIKMSTSH from the coding sequence ATGATAAAATTTTTCGTTTCCGCTGTGCTGTTAAGCACTACTTTAGGATTAGCACAGAGCTCAAATCTCACTATCAGCATTTCTAGTTTAAAAGATAACACAGGAATCGTAATTGCAGAGTTGTATAATACTAAAGAAAGTTTCCTTAAAAAAACATACAAAACAAGTTCATCTGCAATAAAATCAAACACTGCTTTGGTTACTTTCGCAGGGCTTCCAAGTGGAGAATATACAGTTCTTGTCTATCAGGACAGGAATAGTAATGGTAAGCTTGACAAGTATTTTATAGGAATGCCGAAAGAGCCGGTAGCCTGCTCTAATAATGCCAAAGGGTTTATGGGGCCTCCTAAATATGAAGATGCAAAATTTATTGTAGGTTCAGAGGATTTAAAAATTAATATCAAGATGAGTACTTCTCATTAA
- the hemG gene encoding menaquinone-dependent protoporphyrinogen IX dehydrogenase, translating to MQKRTIIIYSSVDGQTKKICQFIKEVLTDNNHYADLFSISNFKEEFKSYDKIVIASSVRYGKHNEEIEKFIGENYEFLNSKKAAFISVNLVARKTEKNTAETNPYVIKFLNSIEWKPYKVAVFAGTLNYKLYTLKDRILIKLIMLMTKGPTSSKAVLEYTDWNKVEEFAEEFVRI from the coding sequence ATGCAGAAAAGAACCATTATCATCTATTCTTCGGTAGATGGCCAGACAAAGAAAATTTGTCAATTTATAAAAGAAGTTTTAACAGACAATAACCATTATGCAGATTTGTTTTCAATTTCTAATTTCAAGGAAGAATTTAAATCGTATGATAAAATAGTTATTGCTTCAAGTGTCAGATATGGGAAGCACAATGAGGAAATTGAGAAATTTATTGGGGAAAATTATGAATTTTTGAATTCAAAAAAAGCAGCTTTTATATCTGTTAATTTGGTTGCACGTAAAACTGAGAAAAATACAGCCGAAACCAATCCGTACGTAATAAAATTTTTAAATAGTATCGAATGGAAACCCTATAAAGTAGCTGTATTTGCAGGGACATTAAATTATAAGCTTTATACTCTTAAGGATAGAATTTTAATAAAACTAATTATGCTGATGACAAAAGGACCAACCTCTTCAAAAGCAGTATTAGAATACACAGATTGGAATAAAGTAGAGGAGTTTGCAGAAGAATTTGTTAGAATCTAA
- a CDS encoding NAD(P)-binding domain-containing protein has translation MKIGIIGIGSLSMELAQRAVAEGIEVILHNPRGNNLIKEAVCKMGSAAKLGLLTEASNTDIIILFAAKDDLEKIIADMPDMTGKIIIHTSGLLFNPKTLLSGIYSSFTYPITASLLPKAHVVKLFNPVKITAANTADNKNKDEVFLIADHHPSKISVMTFLKRLHFSPVNLSGLKLQNTFLHLQNENHLPHLRKN, from the coding sequence ATGAAAATAGGTATTATCGGCATTGGAAGTCTCAGCATGGAACTCGCACAAAGAGCAGTCGCGGAAGGAATCGAAGTTATATTACATAACCCAAGAGGCAATAATCTGATAAAAGAAGCTGTCTGCAAAATGGGTTCTGCCGCAAAACTGGGGCTGCTGACTGAGGCCTCAAATACAGATATAATAATTCTTTTTGCAGCAAAGGATGATTTAGAAAAGATAATCGCAGATATGCCCGATATGACAGGAAAGATCATTATTCATACCAGCGGCCTTTTGTTTAATCCCAAAACACTGCTGTCGGGAATCTATAGTTCATTTACCTACCCTATAACAGCGTCACTGCTTCCAAAAGCGCATGTGGTAAAATTATTTAATCCTGTAAAAATAACTGCGGCTAATACTGCCGATAATAAAAACAAAGATGAAGTATTTTTAATCGCAGACCATCATCCGTCAAAAATCTCTGTGATGACATTTCTAAAAAGGCTGCATTTCAGTCCTGTTAACCTTTCAGGTCTTAAGCTTCAAAATACGTTTCTGCACCTGCAAAATGAAAATCATTTACCCCATCTTCGCAAAAATTAA
- a CDS encoding DUF1254 domain-containing protein, with product MKNPVSILILLFLSLTACKKEQSADSKTAEAAIASDSITAIAKQAWIYGYPMFYNYKTIYASAIAKEAKTYVGFNKFKSYSNSATPADTLVVTINNDTPYSSAAIDVSDEPVILQVPKIEGDRYFVMQFTDLYTFNFEYVGSRATGNQGGKYLIAGPDWKGETPKGIDKVLHSETNLIFLIGRTELDSPSDVPNLKKIQDQYKLIPLHEFTKQAAPPVKKYDMPLPAWKEADYSSVEFINVLNSLLQYTSEDSSEKELRAKFAKIGIVPGKPFDSSNYPPETLKAIEKGISEAKAELDSKIKEVKDSGSLFGTRAALKNNYMNRAIAAATGLYGNTKEEAVYTGSATDKDNQPLSGNNKYILKFPKGQLPDAKYFWSITMYNLPKRFLVPNPINRYSIGGKSKGLKYEPNGDLIIYFYPESPGKDKESNWLPTPKNQNFNFVLRIYGPQPNVINNVWKMPLPEKIK from the coding sequence ATGAAAAATCCAGTCTCAATTTTGATTCTTTTATTTTTAAGTTTAACCGCCTGTAAAAAAGAACAGTCTGCAGACAGCAAAACCGCTGAGGCAGCTATTGCTTCAGACTCCATTACAGCTATTGCAAAACAGGCCTGGATATATGGATATCCAATGTTCTATAATTATAAAACTATTTATGCCAGTGCCATTGCTAAAGAAGCAAAAACGTATGTCGGTTTTAACAAATTTAAAAGCTATTCAAACAGTGCCACCCCAGCCGATACTTTAGTGGTAACAATAAATAATGATACTCCTTATTCTAGTGCAGCAATTGATGTCTCTGACGAGCCGGTAATTCTGCAGGTTCCAAAAATTGAAGGCGACAGGTATTTTGTCATGCAGTTTACAGATCTGTATACTTTTAATTTTGAATATGTGGGTTCGCGCGCGACAGGAAATCAAGGTGGAAAATACCTGATTGCCGGTCCGGATTGGAAAGGCGAAACACCTAAAGGCATAGACAAGGTGCTGCATTCAGAAACCAATTTAATCTTCTTAATTGGACGTACCGAATTGGACAGCCCGAGTGATGTACCAAATTTAAAAAAGATACAAGATCAATATAAACTGATTCCGCTGCACGAATTTACCAAGCAGGCAGCTCCGCCGGTTAAAAAATACGATATGCCTCTTCCTGCATGGAAAGAAGCTGATTATAGTTCTGTAGAATTTATTAACGTCTTGAACTCCTTATTGCAGTACACCAGCGAAGACAGCAGTGAAAAAGAACTGCGTGCAAAGTTTGCAAAAATTGGAATTGTGCCTGGCAAGCCTTTCGACAGTTCTAACTATCCTCCGGAAACTTTAAAAGCCATAGAGAAAGGAATTTCAGAAGCTAAAGCAGAATTGGATTCGAAAATAAAAGAAGTAAAAGATTCCGGAAGTCTGTTTGGAACACGAGCAGCGCTTAAAAATAATTACATGAACCGTGCAATCGCGGCGGCTACCGGACTTTACGGAAACACTAAAGAAGAAGCTGTTTACACAGGGAGTGCCACTGATAAGGACAATCAGCCGTTGTCTGGAAATAATAAGTACATTTTAAAATTCCCAAAAGGCCAGCTTCCTGACGCTAAATATTTCTGGAGTATCACTATGTATAATCTTCCTAAACGATTTTTGGTTCCAAATCCTATAAACAGATATTCTATTGGAGGTAAATCTAAAGGTCTTAAATATGAACCTAATGGGGATTTGATTATTTATTTTTATCCTGAATCGCCGGGAAAAGACAAAGAAAGCAATTGGCTGCCAACTCCAAAAAACCAAAATTTCAATTTCGTGTTGAGAATTTATGGACCACAGCCAAATGTGATTAACAATGTGTGGAAAATGCCGCTTCCTGAAAAAATTAAATGA
- a CDS encoding DUF1254 domain-containing protein: protein MKKFFLFIFSSLVFFSCEKKTADVISSPAGTSADGYEFVGGYPTEATIQKAYDDADLNRAIQAYKFFYPTVSGAAIGLGNLAVGVKANTVFGTMDTKPIQVGYTLNSDTPYGPVMMDLSKGPMVVDIPAGPLIVAAIDVNQRWVADMGIPGPDAGKGGKHLILPFGYKGPIPSSGYYIWHSSSDNLSVGARSLPVGGDVEAALQRLKTIKIYPFNKTSDWKEPTWIELSSKPQNTTPLEYETKFKYWEVLKEVIDREPSYDGYRNYYGELAVLGIAKGKPFNPDTRMKGILEKAAKIANEQMRVQSFADRRTDRVVWKDRQWEWVGLRYENGDFDSENYVDIDARETWFYQAIGASPAMFRRQEGSGSLYWLGLKDNSGKYVDGSKTYKLTIPTPVPAKLFWSVTVYDAETRSQVSTDQNKAALRSLFELKDKIGGKTVDLYFGPKAPEGKEGQWIKTIPNKGWFVYIRIYGPEKAAFDGSWKPGDFEEVK from the coding sequence ATGAAAAAATTCTTTTTGTTTATTTTCAGCTCTTTAGTTTTTTTTAGCTGTGAGAAGAAGACAGCTGATGTGATATCATCCCCAGCCGGGACTTCTGCAGACGGATATGAATTTGTTGGCGGCTATCCAACAGAAGCAACGATACAAAAGGCATACGATGATGCCGATCTTAATCGCGCAATACAAGCTTATAAATTTTTCTATCCAACAGTTTCCGGTGCCGCAATTGGTTTAGGAAATCTTGCTGTTGGAGTAAAAGCCAATACTGTGTTTGGTACTATGGATACAAAACCTATTCAGGTTGGTTATACATTAAATTCAGATACACCATATGGCCCTGTTATGATGGACTTATCAAAAGGACCAATGGTTGTTGATATTCCGGCTGGACCACTAATTGTAGCGGCTATTGATGTAAACCAAAGATGGGTTGCCGATATGGGAATTCCGGGACCTGATGCGGGAAAAGGCGGAAAACATCTTATTCTGCCATTTGGTTACAAAGGACCAATTCCATCATCTGGTTATTACATTTGGCATTCTTCCTCAGATAATCTTTCGGTTGGAGCACGTTCACTTCCTGTTGGCGGTGATGTAGAAGCAGCTTTACAGCGTCTGAAAACAATTAAAATTTATCCATTCAATAAGACTTCGGATTGGAAAGAGCCAACATGGATCGAATTAAGCAGCAAACCACAAAATACAACACCTCTAGAATATGAAACCAAGTTTAAATATTGGGAAGTGCTGAAAGAAGTTATCGATCGTGAACCTTCGTATGACGGATATCGCAATTATTACGGAGAACTGGCTGTTTTGGGAATCGCAAAAGGAAAACCATTTAATCCTGACACACGTATGAAAGGCATATTGGAAAAAGCAGCAAAAATTGCCAATGAACAAATGCGGGTTCAATCTTTTGCAGATCGTCGTACAGACCGAGTGGTCTGGAAAGACCGCCAATGGGAATGGGTTGGTTTACGTTATGAAAATGGTGATTTTGATTCCGAAAATTATGTTGATATTGATGCGCGCGAAACATGGTTTTATCAGGCAATTGGTGCTTCGCCGGCAATGTTTAGACGCCAGGAAGGTTCCGGTTCTTTATATTGGCTTGGATTAAAAGACAATTCCGGTAAATATGTAGACGGCTCCAAAACCTATAAACTCACTATTCCAACTCCTGTGCCAGCAAAACTTTTCTGGTCTGTAACTGTTTATGATGCTGAGACCAGAAGCCAAGTTTCGACCGATCAAAACAAAGCCGCTTTGCGCTCTCTTTTTGAACTTAAAGACAAAATTGGCGGCAAAACTGTCGACTTATATTTTGGACCAAAAGCGCCGGAAGGAAAAGAAGGTCAATGGATAAAAACAATTCCAAATAAAGGCTGGTTTGTGTACATACGAATTTATGGCCCGGAGAAAGCTGCTTTTGATGGAAGCTGGAAACCGGGAGATTTTGAAGAAGTGAAGTAA
- a CDS encoding LytR/AlgR family response regulator transcription factor: MKILIIEDEGINTGYLERLFKELEPGCEILAIIGSVKAAVDYLEANPAPDLITMDVKLSDGLCFSIFDQVNIACPVIFTADFEQYAIRAFKVNSIDYLLKPVKINELEFAIKKFKALSEIKKPTAGFIEILMDKIQKKVYRSRFFVAARNGYQTINVADIDFIYSEFKITNLFLKTEEIIPVSYTMEKIEKELDPDIFFRANRQFFIRAESIKSVTNSFNSKLKIVLKMDKGREVIISREKAPSFKKWMDC; the protein is encoded by the coding sequence ATGAAAATCTTAATTATAGAAGATGAAGGCATAAATACAGGTTATTTAGAGAGACTTTTTAAAGAACTTGAGCCCGGATGCGAGATTCTGGCTATTATAGGCAGTGTAAAAGCTGCGGTGGATTATCTGGAGGCTAATCCTGCTCCTGATTTAATTACCATGGATGTGAAGCTTTCTGACGGGCTTTGTTTTTCAATCTTTGATCAAGTAAATATTGCCTGTCCTGTTATTTTTACAGCAGATTTTGAGCAATATGCTATACGGGCTTTTAAGGTCAATAGCATTGACTACCTCTTGAAACCAGTTAAAATAAATGAACTTGAATTTGCAATTAAAAAGTTTAAAGCTTTATCTGAAATTAAGAAACCAACGGCAGGTTTTATTGAAATTCTAATGGACAAGATCCAGAAAAAGGTCTACAGGTCACGTTTCTTTGTTGCGGCGCGTAACGGCTATCAGACTATTAACGTTGCGGATATTGATTTTATATATTCTGAATTTAAAATTACAAATCTGTTTTTGAAAACAGAAGAGATCATACCGGTTTCGTATACTATGGAAAAAATTGAAAAAGAATTAGATCCTGATATCTTTTTCAGGGCTAACCGCCAGTTTTTTATCCGCGCTGAAAGTATTAAATCCGTAACCAATTCTTTCAATTCTAAGCTTAAGATAGTACTCAAAATGGATAAGGGACGTGAGGTTATCATAAGCAGAGAAAAAGCACCTTCTTTCAAGAAATGGATGGACTGCTGA